A portion of the Misgurnus anguillicaudatus chromosome 16, ASM2758022v2, whole genome shotgun sequence genome contains these proteins:
- the tubb4b gene encoding tubulin beta-4b chain, producing MREIVHLQAGQCGNQIGAKFWEVISDEHGIDPTGSYHGDSDLQLDRINVYYNEASGGKYVPRAVLVDLEPGTMDSVRSGPFGQIFRPDNFVFGQSGAGNNWAKGHYTEGAELVDSVLDVVRKEAESCDCLQGFQLTHSLGGGTGSGMGTLLISKIREEYPDRIMNTFSVVPSPKVSDTVVEPYNATLSVHQLVENTDETYCIDNEALYDICFRTLKLTTPTYGDLNHLVSATMSGVTTCLRFPGQLNADLRKLAVNMVPFPRLHFFMPGFAPLTSRGSQQYRALTVPELTQQMFDAKNMMAACDPRHGRYLTVAAVFRGRMSMKEVDEQMLNVQNKNSSYFVEWIPNNVKTAVCDIPPRGLKMAATFIGNSTAIQELFKRISEQFTAMFRRKAFLHWYTGEGMDEMEFTEAESNMNDLVSEYQQYQDATAEEEGEFEEEGEEDLA from the exons ATGAGGGAGATCGTGCATTTACAGGCTGGACAGTGCGGTAACCAGATCGGTGCCAAG TTCTGGGAAGTCATTAGTGACGAGCATGGAATTGACCCTACAGGCAGTTACCATGGTGACAGTGATCTTCAGCTGGACAGAATTAATGTGTACTACAATGAAGCATCAG GTGGGAAATATGTTCCCCGTGCAGTTCTGGTGGATTTGGAGCCTGGTACAATGGACTCCGTGAGATCTGGACCATTTGGTCAGATCTTCAGACCAGACAACTTTGTGTTTG GCCAGAGTGGGGCTGGTAACAATTGGGCTAAGGGCCACTACACAGAAGGTGCCGAGCTGGTGGACTCCGTTTTGGATGTGGTCCGCAAAGAGGCCGAGAGCTGCGATTGTCTTCAGGGCTTCCAGCTCACTCATTCCTTGGGTGGCGGCACAGGTTCCGGTATGGGAACCCTTCTCATCAGCAAAATCCGTGAGGAGTACCCCGACCGTATCATGAACACCTTCAGCGTAGTGCCCTCCCCTAAAGTCTCCGATACAGTCGTAGAGCCCTACAACGCCACACTGTCTGTCCATCAACTGGTGGAGAACACAGACGAGACGTACTGCATCGATAACGAAGCCCTGTATGACATCTGCTTCCGCACACTCAAACTCACAACACCCACATACGGCGACCTCAACCACCTCGTCTCTGCCACCATGAGCGGAGTCACGACCTGCTTGAGGTTCCCTGGCCAGTTGAACGCAGATCTTCGTAAACTGGCTGTCAACATGGTGCCTTTCCCCCGTCTGCACTTCTTCATGCCCGGCTTTGCTCCTCTGACCAGCAGGGGCAGCCAGCAGTACCGTGCCCTGACCGTTCCCGAGCTCACTCAGCAGATGTTTGACGCCAAGAACATGATGGCGGCCTGCGACCCCCGTCACGGCCGCTACCTGACCGTCGCCGCCGTGTTCCGTGGCCGCATGTCCATGAAGGAGGTGGACGAGCAGATGCTCAACGTTCAGAACAAGAACAGCAGTTACTTCGTCGAATGGATCCCCAACAACGTCAAGACCGCCGTCTGCGACATTCCTCCCCGTGGCCTCAAGATGGCCGCCACCTTCATCGGCAACAGCACGGCCATCCAGGAGCTTTTCAAGCGAATCTCCGAGCAGTTCACTGCCATGTTCAGGCGTAAAGCTTTCTTGCATTGGTATACTGGAGAAGGTATGGATGAGATGGAGTTCACAGAGGCCGAGAGCAACATGAACGACCTGGTGTCCGAGTACCAGCAGTACCAGGATGCCACTGCTGAGGAGGAAGGAGAGTTTGAGGAGGAGGGTGAAGAAGACCTTGCCTAA